The DNA region TAAatgtaaaaaaaaaaagcaacGTAGTTAAGATAAATTCATCATTTTGTTATTTTCACATAGGTGCCATGGTCTGCCCGCTGTTGCATTTGGTATATATTTTTAGCATTCTATTGTCGTGACGCTAGTATATTATTTTGGGTATCGAAATGGAGGTACGACATTTGTTGCTATATTTATTATGGTGGAAGAAGGGGTAAAATAATTTAATAGGAAAGTTGGAGCACATTAGTCGGATACTTAATGTATTTGCGAAATCATGAGGCAATTAATAGACATGATGTTTTTTAAGAAAGTAGTGGTTATATTAAAACATGTCGCGTTATTGTGGAGGTCGCATGAGAAACTATAGAAGAACAGTAAAATAATATTATATGTTTAGCAAAATAAGATGTTATATTGAAtgaattatgaaaatattttgaatttaCAATTTTTTATATAGCAAAACTTtaggttttaaaattttgagcaatttttgtatttgatttttttagaagcgtttgaatttaaattttttacTATACAGTAAAAATGTAGATTTTAAAATTCTAAGCAACTTTTATATTGATTATTTTTTGATTTGAAGATGTTTTAGTGTCCAAATTTTAGATACAACGAGTTGTATGTAAGTATTTATGCAAACGAAATGTGAAAGCGTTTTGAATTTTAAAATTTACTCTATAATAAAGTTATAGTTTTaaattttagatcaagttttaTATTGAATAACTTTTGATTTCGACGTGTTTTGGTGTTCAAATTATACATATAACGTTGCTCGTGTAGAAATAACGAATGTAACGGGTTGTGATTTggtttaattaaaatttgagggtTTTTCTGAAAACTTTGCTGAGAGAGGACTAGGATTGAGGGCTGATTCAACAAAAAATCAAGGTTTTATTTGTAAAGTTTCCTAAAACTGGAAGGTTGGACTGTGGGTTGATGGGAAAAAGTTGAGGGCTTTACCGAATAATTACCTGTAAGAGAAGGGTGAACTTTGGGTTGATTTTTGTAAAAGTTGAGGGTGTTTTTTGCAAAGTTGCCGGGAAAGGGCCTCTTTTGATGCAGCTTTCGTATAAAGAGAAGATAGCAACATAGCATTGGGCTGGGCCGTTTCACCCCGGCAGGCCCGGCGGGGTGGCCGTCGGGGTGGATGACCACCTAACCCAAGGCCTCCCTCCACCGCTGCCGGCTAAAGCGGTCGGCTTCGTCCCCTTGCTCCATTTCTTAAACCTTCTGTATCATCCACTAACTCCTCGGTGGTTCGCTTCGGTATCCAGAGATTTCGCTTGAAGAGAAGAAATCCAAGAGGAATCCGCAGATGAAGATCATTCCTGTACCTTGCCTAGAGGACAACTATGCCTACCTGTACGAATCGGCCTGCGTCGCTTGTTTGCCCTATTCTTTCAGCGATTAGTTCGAAGTCATTAGTTCTTGATTGCGTCTTTCAAAAAAAAGTTCTGGATTGCTATctgttttattttctttttccaagAATCGTGGATGACAGCACCAAGAAGGCGGCGGCCGTTGACCCGGTGGAGCCGGAGAAGGTTCTCAAGGCGGCCAGCGAGGTCGGCGCCTCCGTCGACTGCGTCCTCACCACCCACCACCACTGGTATACCATCACCTCCTAGTCGTGCGTCCAGCTCTTTTGGGGGTTCAGTACTTGGCTACTTGCTAGTGTTAGAACATCCTGCTTCTTGCTTCCCAGAGTTATTGAACATCATCTTGTTATGAGTTGAGTCACAAAAGGGCTTCACATTAAACATTAATTGCTAGCTATTAGGTCAGGTTAGTGCCACTGGTCCACTCTAAATTGATCTGGTTATTGCATAATTGCTGTAAGGGTTTGCTGACTGCAATATGCACATAGGAATTCAATAGATGGACCTTGCCAACTTGAGATTTTCAATTCTCTCAGTTTAATTGCTATATGGACCGACCAAGTAGAACAGAACTATGTGAGATACTGCATCGATTATGCTCAGCAAGCCGCTTCTGCTGCAGCTGCGGCTGCAGCTCTGCTGGCCACTAGCTGCAGTGCCTGGAGTagctgctgcagctgcagccAGCCAAGCAGCCACAGCCGCAGCAGAAGCTGCAGTGAGCAGGAATTGCAGCTTCTTGTTCACTGCTATATCGGAAAGTGCAATTTTAATAAATGAAGAAACCAGCTTCCAGCATCGTGACTGGAAGTGTGGGTGATTATAAAATGGAAGTTCTCGACATATATGACGTGCGCTTAGGCTTGGTTGTAAATCCGTTGTTACAGTAGTCTGTTTCCACTATAAATTTACAAGATGCTTTTTAGATTTCTGAGGAGTAGACCTTTTCACCACTCCTCTGTGATGTAACCTCTAGTGTGAAGTGGACTTATGTGATTCTTTCATCTCTTTAATGGAATGGTGGATTTCTCCTGCTCACAGTTCTAAAAGTGCAAATATCCCACTACAATCTCAGATAGATAGGCAAAAAAGGTCAATGCTTTAAAAATAATTATCATGTGGCAGAACATGCAAACTACTAGATGTGAACTAAAAATGGACAGATGTTGGTGAACTTCATTGGCAATTGTCTACTATATAATTAATAAACGGTCCAACTGATTTTATGCTTCTAGGGATCATGCTGGTGGCAATGAGAAGATGAAGCTGCAGGTGCCAGGGATAAAGGTCTTTGGAGGATCCCTGGACAATGTGAAAGGCTGCACTGATCAGGTGGAGAATGGAACAAAGTTGTCACTTGGGAAGGACATTGAGATACTATGCCTACACACTCCTTGGTATGCTATTAACTATGATGTTCTTTTGTCTTGTAAGTTTCACTTCCCTGTTTATGATATAACAGAAACAGTCGCCTCCTGAGTAAGGCCGATTTATTTACAAAAAGTTATAACTGCCAAATAAGAGCCCTTTGAAATTGTGAATTTAGTATAACATCCAGTGCCAGGTCCACTTTAAGAAAAATGATGCCTTTCTGTTTTGGAGGCTCTTTTCTATCTAAGGAACCTGCCTGCAGCTGAGGGTGGCACAAACACGTCATGAATGCTACTTAAAAGACTTAGTTGAGCTCATTGATAAATCCTCACTTGAATTATCTGTAAGCATTTTATATGTGTTTGCTTAGTAGAAGCTTGTTGATAATTTGATTTTCTGTTCCCTGTCATTTTCTTTCTTCAACAGTCACACAAAAGGTCATATTAGCTACTATGTTACTAGTAAAGAGGGGGAAGATCCAGCAGTCTTCACTGGAGACACTTTGGTTAGTATATTCATCTGGTTTACACTGATGGATCCTTTCATCTTTGTATGCTAACCTtctttttatataaaaaaaataCAGTTCATTGCTGGTTGTGGAAGGTTTTTTGAGGGTACTGCAGAGCAAATGTACCAGTCCCTTATTGTTACACTGGGCTCGCTGCCAAAGTCAACTCGAGTTTACTGTGGGCATGAGGTATGATCTCTTGTTTCCAGATCGGAGTCTTCCAGTCATCCCATAAGGCTAGGCTTTCATTCTGGAGGAACCTGAATGTCATTGAATCTGTATGGTATATAAATAACTATGTTCAGTATTTTATTATCGGTGATTGAAGGGCATGTACAGTTTTACACTTTTACTTTCATTTTATGTTTTGTTCTCTTAGTAGTAGTAGTAGGTAGTTTCTAGATTGTCCATTGATTTATCAGATGTATTTTATTGTAGTTTCTAGATTCTATAATTGCTCGATTGTTTTTTTAATGATTTGTGTTCCTCAGAGCGGAATCCGGTAGCAATGGCATAATATAATGAATTGATGTTCTCTTGGGCTTCCTTTTGTTCTCACTAATTTTTAAGAATTATATAGATATAGCATATACGTTCATTAGTTGCTCGGCTCATTGCCTTCCCATTTCGGTTCTAGCTTGATAACAGGAACTTCCTGTTCTTTGTTATTCCCTTTGCTGAATTTTGAGTTCCTTTTGAACTTCACTTGTAAAATATGCTGGAAACTTGAGTGGTACATGCATCATAACAACCTTAATGAGAAGAAAATAACCAGCAATATTCGATCATTTTGGTTATCTTTTCTTAATATGGTATACTAATTGGCGTGTTAGATACATACCATGCTCTTACCTGTTGCATGTTGACTTCCAGTACACTGTGAAGAGCCTAAAGTTCATGCTGACACTCGAGCCAGAGAATGAGAAGATGAAACAGAAACTGGAATGGGCTGAAAAGCAGCGTGAAGCAAATCAGCCTACAGTTCCCTCAACTATAGGAGATGAGTTTGAGATCAATACCTTCATGCGTGTCGATCTACCAGAAATACAGGTGAATCTGCTTACCTGAAACACTCAGTTTTCCTGTACTGCTGCCCATGTTCATGTATGGAAACGGGTAACATCATGTAAAGTTGAAGGACATTTAAGAAATTTATTTCGTTGCCAATCATAACTATTAGTGGCAGGAGTAAAAGATTCCTAGATTTTGACCAAGTTCCTTATTTGATTATCCTATCGACTTTGCAGGCGAAGTTCAGTGCCAAGTCTCCAGTTGAAGCACTGAGAGAGGTCAGGAAGATCAAAGATAACTGGAAAGGTTGATACCCATGAGGATGCCACTCCTCTGTTGCACGGCCAGCCTCTCAAAGTGAGCTAATGCAGAAAACCTTGTCTGTAGGTGGAAATGAGATTTACTGCCGTGCAATGCTTTGATAGGTATGGCGTCGGGAAGGAGAAGACTCTTATAATAAGCTCCGTGTTGATAAAAGCAATAATTATGTAACTTCTGAACTGTTTGCGAACAGTAATGCATGAACTATTTTATATCTGATCTGCTCCTCAGCCAAACTTGAAAAATCTGAAAGTTCTCTTATGGGTAACTTGCCTACATTTCAAGTTCTTGGATCGCTGATCAGTAGTATGTTTGGGTGCGATCACAGATCCATTTCAAAACAAAATATCGAAGCTAAATCATCGAATTATTGTCTATCTTTCTTCAAGTTGAAGAGACAAGATTCTGATCGACAGAGACAGATAACAAAGGACGGCAGCTATAGCTGCCTTTTTATTCACGAAATTTTCTCCTTGCCGGCAGCACTCGACGACGTCGAAGGCTTCGACTTCAGCTTGAACGGCTGCCTTGAAGAGCCGGCGAACTGGCCGAAGCCCAGCCGGCCGGGGACCAGCTTGGGCGCCGCGAACGGCCCGCACGCGGCGGCCGATGGCACGCTCGCGCCGC from Panicum hallii strain FIL2 chromosome 9, PHallii_v3.1, whole genome shotgun sequence includes:
- the LOC112876423 gene encoding hydroxyacylglutathione hydrolase cytoplasmic isoform X2, whose translation is MKIIPVPCLEDNYAYLIVDDSTKKAAAVDPVEPEKVLKAASEVGASVDCVLTTHHHWDHAGGNEKMKLQVPGIKVFGGSLDNVKGCTDQVENGTKLSLGKDIEILCLHTPCHTKGHISYYVTSKEGEDPAVFTGDTLFIAGCGRFFEGTAEQMYQSLIVTLGSLPKSTRVYCGHEYTVKSLKFMLTLEPENEKMKQKLEWAEKQREANQPTVPSTIGDEFEINTFMRVDLPEIQAKFSAKSPVEALREVRKIKDNWKG
- the LOC112876423 gene encoding hydroxyacylglutathione hydrolase cytoplasmic isoform X1 — translated: MKIIPVPCLEDNYAYLIVDDSTKKAAAVDPVEPEKVLKAASEVGASVDCVLTTHHHWDHAGGNEKMKLQVPGIKVFGGSLDNVKGCTDQVENGTKLSLGKDIEILCLHTPCHTKGHISYYVTSKEGEDPAVFTGDTLFIAGCGRFFEGTAEQMYQSLIVTLGSLPKSTRVYCGHEYTVKSLKFMLTLEPENEKMKQKLEWAEKQREANQPTVPSTIGDEFEINTFMRVDLPEIQAKFSAKSPVEALREVRKIKDNWKGGNEIYCRAML